A genomic region of Brevibacillus sp. JNUCC-41 contains the following coding sequences:
- a CDS encoding PH domain-containing protein, whose product MFKKMAADALGLSDIGSVIKPADYDKVDADDYIMHEDGEKIYFLIKSKTDEYCFTNQAFIHLDGTSAISKKRTLTRYSYSQHNISNATLETAGTVDLDAEIKFSIGAKTFSIDVHKKFIEELKDLFKSLVKISEICHENEYALQYAQQSVNLASSTLNQVRTDGSQMAESFKEINSAAFEWLMDSRKKYHVKDFGFVFEKYINN is encoded by the coding sequence ATGTTTAAGAAAATGGCGGCAGATGCCCTTGGTCTTAGTGATATTGGAAGTGTGATTAAGCCTGCTGATTATGACAAGGTGGATGCAGATGACTATATCATGCATGAAGATGGGGAAAAAATTTATTTCCTGATCAAATCGAAAACCGATGAGTATTGTTTTACGAATCAAGCCTTCATACATTTGGACGGCACAAGTGCCATAAGCAAAAAGCGTACACTTACAAGGTATAGCTACAGCCAGCATAATATTTCCAACGCTACACTTGAAACCGCAGGAACCGTGGATTTGGATGCGGAAATTAAATTTTCGATCGGTGCAAAGACTTTCTCGATTGATGTCCATAAGAAATTCATTGAAGAATTAAAAGACTTATTCAAATCACTCGTGAAAATCTCGGAAATTTGCCATGAGAATGAGTATGCCCTTCAATATGCCCAGCAAAGCGTAAACCTTGCTTCTTCCACTTTGAACCAGGTTCGAACTGATGGAAGCCAAATGGCTGAAAGTTTCAAGGAAATTAATTCTGCAGCTTTCGAATGGTTGATGGATAGCCGGAAAAAGTACCATGTTAAAGATTTCGGCTTTGTTTTCGAGAAATATATCAATAATTAA
- a CDS encoding GNAT family N-acetyltransferase, protein MQIIAKRMIAADTVKDFFIQHWETTQVVFSRGLFHYAELEGVGVMNENEKITGLGTYKLSGHVCQIISLNSERENQGVGSSLLYVMENIAKEKNCHTIKAITTNDNLQALKFFQKRGYVISEIVKNAVEESRKIKPEIPFYSFDGIPIRDEIILEKYL, encoded by the coding sequence ATGCAAATCATAGCGAAAAGAATGATTGCGGCAGATACGGTTAAGGATTTTTTCATTCAGCACTGGGAGACGACTCAAGTCGTTTTTTCAAGAGGCTTGTTTCATTATGCGGAACTTGAGGGTGTTGGGGTGATGAACGAGAATGAAAAAATCACGGGGTTGGGAACATACAAATTATCCGGCCATGTTTGTCAGATCATCTCTTTGAATAGTGAGCGTGAGAATCAAGGTGTGGGCTCATCGTTGCTTTACGTGATGGAAAATATCGCTAAGGAAAAAAATTGCCATACTATTAAAGCGATTACAACGAACGATAATCTACAGGCATTGAAGTTTTTTCAAAAGCGTGGTTATGTCATCTCGGAAATCGTTAAAAATGCCGTTGAAGAATCACGGAAAATCAAGCCCGAAATACCATTTTACAGTTTTGATGGAATTCCGATCAGAGACGAGATAATACTGGAGAAATACTTATAA
- a CDS encoding peptidylprolyl isomerase → MTNFPQLTSEVLENEKAVIMQTTMGDIKIKLFPELAPKTVENFLTHAENGYYEGIIFHRVIKDFMLQGGDPTGTGMGGESIWGAPFEDEFSMQLFNLRGALSMANAGPGTNGSQFFVVQAQHVDSRMGEQMKQAGYPEEIISAYMEQGGTPWLDHKHSVFGQVVEGMDVVDTIANVETVAGDKPAVDVVIKGITIL, encoded by the coding sequence ATGACAAACTTTCCACAATTAACAAGTGAAGTTTTGGAAAATGAAAAAGCGGTTATCATGCAAACGACGATGGGCGATATTAAAATTAAACTATTCCCTGAACTGGCTCCAAAGACAGTGGAGAATTTCCTGACACATGCTGAAAACGGTTATTACGAAGGAATCATCTTCCACCGTGTCATCAAGGATTTCATGCTTCAAGGCGGAGATCCGACAGGGACTGGAATGGGTGGAGAAAGTATCTGGGGAGCTCCATTTGAGGACGAGTTCTCCATGCAATTATTCAATTTGCGCGGAGCTCTTTCCATGGCTAATGCAGGCCCGGGAACAAACGGCAGCCAATTCTTCGTCGTACAAGCCCAGCATGTGGACAGCAGGATGGGTGAGCAAATGAAGCAAGCCGGTTATCCGGAGGAAATCATCAGTGCATATATGGAACAAGGAGGCACACCTTGGCTGGATCATAAACACTCTGTTTTTGGACAAGTGGTCGAAGGCATGGACGTTGTTGATACGATTGCCAACGTGGAGACAGTTGCGGGAGACAAGCCAGCAGTGGACGTGGTCATAAAAGGGATCACCATTTTATAA
- a CDS encoding kinase-associated lipoprotein B, with the protein MSEQDFKIGDKVTAIYKTGKYIGEVTDIRPAAYLVKVLAVLKHPMQGDLHNPKQTEVSMFHQRRALAFREQTNVPKNMVKNFDEEIPEYKESLREAVEKMKSTLSEAQTEWNDKSLQLLKDLAADYFK; encoded by the coding sequence ATGTCAGAACAGGATTTTAAAATAGGCGATAAGGTTACCGCCATATATAAAACTGGAAAATACATCGGGGAAGTCACCGATATCAGACCTGCTGCATATCTTGTTAAAGTGTTGGCTGTCTTGAAGCATCCCATGCAGGGAGATCTTCATAACCCGAAGCAAACGGAAGTGTCCATGTTCCATCAACGGCGTGCTCTGGCATTCCGGGAGCAAACCAATGTACCAAAGAATATGGTAAAGAACTTTGATGAGGAGATTCCTGAGTATAAGGAATCCTTAAGAGAAGCAGTTGAGAAAATGAAAAGCACTTTAAGCGAAGCCCAAACAGAGTGGAATGATAAAAGCTTACAGTTGCTTAAAGATCTAGCAGCAGACTATTTCAAATAA
- the kapD gene encoding 3'-5' exonuclease KapD, producing the protein MDEQQQYVFIDFEFTMPEGKANPVGFYPEIIEVGLVTVINETIQEQFSSFVNPMKFPVLTGRCKKFLNIAQDQVDRGISFEELVTLLKKMDEQHPTTIVTWGNMDMKVLRQNCQKAGLDFPFSGKQIDLCLEYKRFFGDQNQTGLWKAVQAYGKEGTGKHHRALDDAITTYNIFKLVEKDKSYMKNHEPTTIGDRIDLSKVLNHLAL; encoded by the coding sequence ATGGATGAACAACAGCAATATGTATTCATTGATTTTGAATTTACGATGCCGGAAGGAAAAGCCAATCCAGTAGGGTTTTATCCGGAAATCATTGAGGTTGGTTTAGTCACCGTCATTAATGAGACCATTCAGGAACAATTCTCATCTTTTGTTAATCCGATGAAATTTCCAGTTTTGACGGGGAGATGCAAGAAGTTCTTGAACATTGCCCAGGATCAGGTGGACCGGGGGATTTCATTTGAAGAGCTGGTCACTTTATTGAAGAAAATGGATGAGCAGCACCCGACGACGATTGTTACATGGGGAAATATGGACATGAAGGTGCTTCGCCAGAACTGTCAGAAAGCAGGGTTGGATTTCCCTTTTTCAGGGAAACAAATTGATCTTTGCCTGGAGTATAAACGCTTTTTCGGGGATCAAAACCAAACCGGACTTTGGAAAGCTGTACAGGCCTATGGCAAAGAAGGGACAGGCAAGCATCACAGGGCGTTGGATGATGCCATTACGACCTATAATATCTTTAAGTTAGTAGAGAAAGATAAAAGTTATATGAAAAATCATGAACCGACGACAATTGGCGATCGCATTGATTTATCAAAGGTTTTGAATCATTTAGCGTTATAA
- a CDS encoding transglycosylase domain-containing protein, with amino-acid sequence MRTYLGYITIFLLVPILILSIFLSYQEWSVAQSPYHVLDERIPIESIKLAQNSYMKAANGKVISEISTGEKRTYLKLEDIPPFLENLFIVTEDQKFYDHAGVDISGISRALLINSQNKAIEQGGSTITQQLARNVYLSHDRTYSRKLSEFIYAHQIERKKSKPEIMELYLNAIYFSNGAYGIEAASQYYFSKPTGELSKAELAFLAAIPNNPENYNPLKHFDATKQRQERLLKQMVAEGDLKQDEYEKLIKSTIKLDLSTPVDLYPDYVTYVHQELKNLVASSEGFDKTLQSPDIAIRKQAEAELDKKIKKLLNSGVTIHTALDTKLQTQSKTAVQSKLGVNDIEGALVVIQHHTHELVSLIGGKDYKKNSFNRAYQSYRQPGSAIKPLLDYAPYLEETDADINQLVSGASYCSNSYCPNNYSGASYGMVSIRTAFAQSYNTPAIRLFEKTGVETSFKYLDAFDFKKVSKKDHHTSSAIGGFEYGMSPLELTDAYTSFNDGNYQPARAITKVTDQEGKVLYKWKDRSKEIWSKGTVAKMRQLLHETALSGTARKAYFPTDYVGGKTGTTNDVKDIWFVGLTANYTTGVWVGRDKPSTLQSIYSKSPHVLIWKDISQTAE; translated from the coding sequence ATGCGCACGTATCTTGGTTATATCACGATTTTCCTCTTAGTTCCCATACTGATCCTTTCCATTTTCCTTTCTTATCAGGAGTGGTCCGTAGCGCAATCTCCCTATCATGTACTCGACGAGCGAATTCCCATTGAATCGATAAAACTGGCTCAGAATAGTTACATGAAGGCCGCAAATGGAAAGGTCATCAGTGAAATTTCCACTGGTGAGAAACGAACTTACCTAAAACTTGAAGACATCCCCCCTTTCCTGGAAAATCTGTTCATCGTTACAGAGGATCAGAAATTTTATGATCATGCAGGCGTTGACATATCCGGCATAAGCAGGGCGCTTCTTATCAATTCACAAAATAAAGCAATCGAACAAGGCGGCAGTACCATTACCCAGCAACTGGCCAGGAATGTTTATCTCTCGCATGATAGGACGTATAGCCGAAAACTCAGTGAGTTCATTTATGCCCATCAGATAGAGAGAAAAAAATCAAAACCGGAAATCATGGAGCTGTATTTGAATGCCATATATTTCAGTAATGGCGCATATGGAATCGAAGCTGCTTCCCAATATTATTTCAGTAAACCGACTGGAGAGTTATCCAAGGCAGAACTTGCCTTCCTGGCCGCAATCCCTAATAATCCGGAAAACTATAATCCTCTTAAACATTTCGATGCAACGAAACAGCGTCAGGAGAGATTACTGAAACAAATGGTGGCCGAAGGTGATTTAAAACAGGACGAGTACGAAAAACTTATCAAAAGTACGATTAAATTAGACTTGTCCACCCCAGTCGACTTATATCCCGATTACGTGACGTATGTTCATCAGGAATTGAAAAACCTGGTTGCATCCTCCGAGGGTTTCGACAAAACTCTGCAAAGCCCTGATATCGCTATCCGTAAGCAGGCAGAAGCCGAGCTGGATAAAAAGATAAAAAAGCTTTTGAATTCCGGTGTAACCATCCATACCGCCCTCGATACTAAACTGCAAACACAGTCAAAGACTGCTGTTCAATCAAAACTCGGTGTCAATGATATCGAGGGAGCTTTAGTGGTTATACAGCATCATACGCACGAGCTTGTCTCTTTGATTGGGGGAAAGGATTATAAAAAAAATTCTTTCAATCGGGCATACCAAAGCTATAGGCAGCCAGGGTCAGCCATTAAGCCACTTCTCGATTATGCTCCCTACTTAGAAGAAACGGATGCTGACATCAATCAGCTCGTTAGTGGAGCAAGCTATTGCAGCAATAGCTATTGCCCAAATAATTATAGCGGTGCCAGCTACGGGATGGTCTCAATAAGAACTGCCTTCGCTCAATCCTATAACACACCCGCCATAAGGCTTTTTGAAAAGACGGGGGTTGAGACGAGTTTCAAGTACCTGGATGCTTTCGACTTTAAAAAGGTGAGCAAAAAAGACCACCATACAAGTTCTGCCATAGGCGGATTCGAATATGGCATGAGTCCCCTAGAACTGACGGATGCCTATACTTCCTTCAATGACGGAAACTATCAGCCAGCGCGCGCCATTACTAAAGTCACCGATCAAGAAGGTAAAGTCCTTTATAAATGGAAAGACCGTTCCAAGGAGATATGGAGCAAAGGCACCGTAGCCAAGATGCGGCAGCTGCTCCACGAAACGGCCCTTTCCGGGACAGCCCGCAAGGCCTACTTTCCTACGGATTATGTCGGTGGGAAAACCGGTACGACCAATGACGTGAAAGACATATGGTTTGTCGGTCTGACAGCAAACTATACAACGGGAGTTTGGGTTGGAAGAGACAAGCCATCCACTCTACAATCCATCTATTCAAAATCACCCCATGTATTGATTTGGAAAGATATCAGCCAGACTGCCGAATGA
- a CDS encoding DUF5366 family protein produces MKNTYLLSYLPIISILLFSLSFAIYGEMQMLKLFGNLGIYQGMLEFFSETGIKLALLIVLLLSFFMVFAALKLISDTILELSLLFFSKDSEGKALTSVRKGAVIYVIGGACSLFSVQFIIGLGSIFIATNIVALIYFVNKLSPSLDLSRLVGLVIFPIFAWTALISIVAYAGLKLYNSVIASLPI; encoded by the coding sequence ATGAAAAACACATATTTACTTAGCTATTTACCAATCATTTCAATCTTATTATTCAGCCTCTCCTTTGCCATTTATGGGGAAATGCAAATGCTCAAGTTATTTGGTAATTTGGGAATCTACCAAGGGATGCTTGAGTTCTTTTCTGAAACCGGCATCAAACTGGCGCTGCTGATCGTATTGCTCCTATCATTCTTCATGGTTTTCGCTGCATTGAAGCTGATCTCCGATACGATATTGGAGCTGTCTTTATTATTCTTTTCCAAGGATTCGGAGGGTAAAGCCCTTACCAGTGTAAGAAAGGGAGCGGTCATATATGTGATTGGCGGTGCCTGTTCATTGTTCAGTGTTCAGTTCATCATCGGGCTGGGGTCGATCTTTATCGCAACGAATATTGTGGCTTTAATTTATTTTGTCAATAAGTTAAGCCCAAGCCTGGACTTATCGAGGCTGGTGGGATTGGTCATCTTTCCAATCTTCGCTTGGACGGCACTGATTTCAATTGTCGCTTATGCGGGATTGAAGCTTTATAACAGCGTTATTGCAAGTCTTCCCATATAG